From Daucus carota subsp. sativus chromosome 6, DH1 v3.0, whole genome shotgun sequence:
cctctcacgtcgctccgttttatttttctaattttctgaaatttttggatgaaaaatatcaaaaattagaactaccttttttagtttcgggtatattagaagcaagtttcagaatctgattttgtttcagattatttatgaaatatagtagcttgaaaattttaatctgattttgtttcagattattcaactatgggaaagacagattatttatggaatatagtagcttgaaaattttaatctgattttgttcagattatttaattatggaaaagagtagcaaacaagtctctctccacctataaatacccgtatagatcgtaggattttggatcatctaaacacaacctcctctctcaataccacaaacctacctaATAGTTCTCTgactcgatttttaaaggacaagcgaggggcgtgtatgtggcgcctctcacatcgctccgttctattttttaattttctgaaatttttggatgaaaaatatcaaaaattagaaataactttctcttgctcgatttttaaTTCGGAGGTGTTGTTCTtatgcaacgataagtgaaggctgttacaGTAAAGGTtttgcaagcaaatgtagttatagaccgttatattggaggcgacaaatccaaacacgggagaagaatataatcttgacaggatattgatggttgatgtcaataaattaactattaatgatgtatgtttgttggttattcttttataatatttgttttgttcatcggacatgtttgttgttgttaatttttatattatttactttatatacatgaaaaaattattcatgcattatctgtttgctccgttcaagcaacttttaagagggtagttatatttaagttaaatgtttttgtgcacaatcaatctaaaaaaattggagaaaggtgacaatgtaagaatatgattacttttctaaaaaaacaaataaaattaagattcgtcatgttttaaattgttaattacgtgtataaatttatttttattttttcaccatgaattatagtccaattttgcaattttatatattagtatttgtattacatcaagatttttataatataaatttattttatcctacaaatattaacttgaaacattaatatattttttatagacagtcataaaattattttattctacaaatattaatattggatcattaatataatttttataggccgccgcaacgcgcggattctcaactagttttgTAAATGAGATAAACAATATTACAATTCGTAATCGTTTTTAGTATAATATGGGAAAAACTCAAAATTACAAGATTCTGAtttctaattataataaaatttatcattactatattacaaatatatctgagaattttttaataaataactgaTATTTTTATGACATGTGTCCAAAAAGTATCTGCTATTATTTatcaacaatcactaattaaaattaatatttcactCGACGAATATTTGTCATTTTGTCTTGGAATTGTGACTAATAATCCTATTTCccgtttaaaaaaaaaaaaaaagaagttgagCTATTCCGGTCCATACATGCATTTGCATCGTCAACCAATAAAAAGCCAAATAACTGGTTAGGATCCTGTAGAATAGAGGCAGAGGAGATAACTAAGcagtaaaaataataaagagaatGAAATTGTCAATGAAACATGTGCTTCGTACTTGCTAACCGAACATGTTAGATCAGTATCTTATAAAttctgtaaatataaatatgtttatatttataggtTTTGACATATTCCATAGATCGCAACTAACATCGCACAATCATGCCTGACATGTTTGCCCCATTTGGTATCATGCACTTCCTGTGCTTTACTATTATATAACCGTCTTGTATCTCAGCTTCCATCTTCTTGTACAATGTACATAAGAAGCTCGTCAAGCTGGGAGATCATGTTTAACAAAAAGAAATTTGTgacaattttatattatttacactGGCACGCGATGATATTATAAATGAAAGAGGAGTGGAGTGAATTAATCATCTTTGATTTTTCTGCATCTCAATCATGCAAAAAATAGCAAAAGAATGAACATCATGTTTCAAACTCGAACATCTAAACATGAGAttcaaaaatctcaaaataacaattatatgatacattttttattatctcGGGGAACAGATTCAAaggtatcaaaataataattatatgatatattttttattatctcgGAGAAAGAAGAACTGATATATCCGATGATTAAattgattgtttttatttaaaatttgtattatcgttaaattatttatgttatattattttgtttcatattcGTATAATCATGTTTgctttgtattattatttttcgatatttataatttattagatatgaaaattattaatataataattaaatattataaatatctttgaaatgatcaatataattttataaaatcaaatttttattaattaatgtaataatgaagtattataaattatactccattaatatatttttacaaaatcaaatttcaGAATTAAAGGCAAGTCACTCAGAAATTTGGATTTTCCTTGCATCTTCTTTGCACTGAATCGTCAGAAGCTGTACCAGTAATGGGCCGGCCTAGTTCTTGCAAACAGGAAGCGAGCAACTTTCTCTGTTTCTCTCGATGGTACTCTGACTGACGTGATTATTAGCCCGAAAAGccttttttccaaaatttaaggaacttttttttaaatatgtatatgttattatatttttttgatataaatgttAAGAAAGTGTTATATGAGTATTCgttatttaacaaaatttaaaatcttatttagaaaaataaaattttatgtagaTTTGTCCCTAATctcttatttcaaaaataagattAACTAAACCGCTAGTACTTTCACAAAAAAACTAAACCGCTAGTATTGTCTCATTTTCTTGCCACTTCACACCAAATTCATTTTCATAAATTAACAAATTCAGTTACGCACaacatatttgtatatatcagACACATAGTAAAAAAATCCCATTAGTTCACTTCACATGTACGAGCACCCTCaatcaaaattcatatttttggACATCCTAAATGCATAACTGATTGAACACGTAGGTTTGAATGCTTAATTCTCAAGTACACTTTGTTCGTCCGATTACATATTTAGGATGCTAAAAAATGTGAACTTCTATGTTCGTCCACCTATGTATTTAGGATGCCCAAAAATGTGAACTCAGTTGAGGAAAGTGAACTGATAGGACAGCCAGAAATGAGAACGAGCATGTGTTGTTTCTACTCGCAGGCAGTTGCAGAAGATCGGAATTTGTTAGCACAGAATCTGAATCTCAACATCATAGTACCAATTCAACGTTCATGGATGCTGTTACTTTATCGTTGCACTTTTTCCTTAGCTCTTTACGAGTGTTTTAGTTAGAATTTACAAATATCTTTCACCTTTACTTGAGCACACTAAATTTTGAACGTCAAAAATCCTAATTCAGCAGACTGAGAACATAACAAGGCAATGTTATTGACACAAAACAAAAATCCAGTCATATCCTTATATCTTGACATTATTTTTTCCCAGAAGCATCAAGGACCAAAGATTTGTGACACATccataaaaaataaaagctaTTTTAACTACGAAATTTCACTTCCAAAAGTTAACTAATCAATGAATCAGCAGTGAAAGGCCTCACTTGTAGCTTCCAAGTCCCACACCAGCTTCCCCAGCGCCATAGGGTGCAAAGCTTCCTCGGGACTTGGAATAGGAAATGTAGTAGAACGGAGTTAGTATGCCAGTGAAGAAAGTGAAGGCTGCGCCAGCTGCAAAGACACCCTTCCTTACTGTCTGGCAAGACGGTGGATTTTCACTGAAAATTGTGGTATACTTGGTGTGATAAGCATTCCTCACTGAACCAGCTAACAGGCATGCCTCAGCAATCAAGAATGTCACcctatttaataaattaacacGTAAAAATGGTTAAAAGTCAGGCGTGACAGCTCACTtgccaagaaaagaaaaatactgAACATCAAATGTGATTTTTACTACTCATAGTGTTGATGACAGCATTTTAAAGCATACCAGCAGAATACAAAAAGAAGAAGTGCACAAGCCCTGGAGCCCCCAGGACTCAAAGCCTTTCCACAACAGAAACAACGACTCGCTACCATTATGATTGCCTGACTGGCCATGAGAAACAAGAAAGCTCCAACACCATACCCAGTTGAGATGTCAGAGTCATAGACACAATAATTGTAGTTCTGTTCTGAATCTTTGGTTGTCGTGGCCTGCGGAGAAAGAATATTTGGTATCATTACTTGttagtttctgttgataatgaACTGGGAACTTCAAAGTGTTCTACTATGAATACGGTATTATAAATCCAGGATTTTACAGTTTTCAACTGATAATTAACAGATGAGCACAGTCACTGTCAGTATAGAAATGATTTTGAACACCAAggactaatgttgtgtttggttggtgagaatggaatggaatggaatgaaaggagtaaaattacttgaaactaatagagatagaaagaaagttttgaaaattgagatagtgcaaaattgctatgatgagatttgagaagaaattgaggatagaagagaatggagcattccatctcaaattgaaggtgtgatatctaacacatgatgtaaggaatggaatggaggaaggaatgaaatttctcaaaaattgtccataagatagttcatttttcattccattccttccggaatcattcaccccaaccaaacacaacataagagttGCACGTTATACAAATATACACTGCAATCAAAACTTCAGCCTGCTTAAAGTGTAAAACGAAgaatattgattattgatattTGTTTGCAAGGATCCGCAAAACCAACGGAAGTACATtgggaaaaaaataattcaaaactaGCCAAAGTTTATAATCAGGGAGGGCCAACTATggtgatttttttttgccatagctgaaaaaaaaattcagccaGGGAGGGCCAAAATATGTTGAAAAAATATGGGAAAAAATAACTACATAAAGAATCAAACATAATCTTTTAAGAAATTATACTATGACTAGTACCACTTGATCTACCTATCACAtgtgattatatattatacaacaatacttataaaatttcaaGGGGGTCAGGCAGGTCATGGGCCCAATGTAGCTCCGCCACTGGTTATAGAAAATCATGCGCGATTAACATATCACAAGCCCCTAAAAGGGCGAATAACGTGAAATTACTCGACGATCTAGTACCTAGCTACATCTCTTCTCAAATTTTAAGAACTTGAGAATTTGGTGTATGCAGTAGTATTTTCTTTAATGTGAGGATTCTGCTGATATTGGTTATGGTAGCTACTATGTTTATTCTGATTCCGGATTTAAACCtggtaaaatcaaaagaaatttaATACTAATAGCAAGACCAAAACTATAAACTACAATGCCTCCTGCTAATAGTCCTGCAGAATCAAAAAATCCTCTCTAACTAAACAGAGGAAAATCAAGGGGTTTCGTTCATGAAGCATTGGGACAAATATACATTCACACACATAACAGATATTCACAGCACCTAATAAAAGAGAGAAATGCAAAGACATACAGTGCTTCTACGCTGCTCAGCAGCAACCGCCAAGCCAAAAGCAATAATGTCGAAAACGACGACGACGATCATCACCAATTTGGACGCCATGGATTCGATGTGCTTCAAAAACTAAACACGAATGCAAATTAATTCCGATCTATGATGCTTCTACCTTTTAAACACTACAAGTAATAATTTGTAcaagaagaaaagagaagagaagTAACTCCTAAGCAGACAGAGAAAAACAATAAATGTTCCACCTGCTAGTTATTACTAAGACCTCACCAGCAAGGTGATAAAGACACGGGAACTATTAAAGTTAGTAGAAACGGAAGGTGCATGGATACTTATATATCGATATGGAGTCGTTTGGCTTAGTTTATCCGAAAAATAGGTATTTATTTATCTAGCACTCAAAGACGGTTGCGGTTcgtacgttaaaaaaaaaatgtaacaattctttttttttttttgagagaaaatgtAACAATTCTTAAATACATTTTTGAGTAAACACTTATTTTTTCGAATACGCACTGCATAGCATTGTATAACAGCTAATAATTCTATAAATCTCCCTCCTTTTCGATACAATCGTGTCGGTGAAGaataaatacaatattttttaagtGTCACGCAGGGAATTACATTCTACGCAAACCCCGTGCAGCGGGATATGGTTCTGTTCTCCTCATCATCTTTATGGTGGGAAGTCTTTTTCTTCCACCTAAAAGTGTAAGACCAAGTATGTAACTGACCCGTCTAACAGGTTGAGGCCCGTTTGTCAGCTTAATTGACAAGGAGCCTTCCTTGCAACAAGAACcgctatttaattaaaaaaaataaaattgtatagCCATTTTTCATAACATGGGACTAAAGGAAGCTTTTTAAGCTGGGTGATTGGTGAAGTTCAATTAAAATCGATGGAGGTTCAATATACAAAATGGTGGTGTTTGGCAGGCAAATATAAGCCGActtctgggcttataagttattagcacttatttgtaccgtttgtgtaaaaagtagagaagcacttaaaaaaagttaggattactaacttttgtttcaggacttctgcttatttgccaaacagtttaatcacttataagtctcaacttgcttctgacttctacttcacttttttattttaagcaaaaagcacttattttaagctaacccaaacgacCCCAATATATAGTATAAACTTATAAGTATGAAGTTATCTTTAAAAAATCGAGtgcttattgcactttgtaacctcacactttggctgattagcaaatcagaccccacactttgaaacgtgacagtttgtaaccctaagtTTCATTTAGCTTTCGATTTGTAACTCTGGcccacacatccgttaaaaacaatcgttaactttaactgtttgagaggtaacaatgtatatattagtttctaacatcTACTTTACCCCTTGTGAcctctcaaaatttatgtatgatattctaaaattatttctgaacacacaaaacaatatatatcaaactacaaattttagaaatattttccaaatatgatacataaattttgaggagTCGCGTggagtaaagtagctgttagaaattAATATACACATGGTTACTTTTCAAACAGTTAATGTAATGACTAtttttaacggatgtgtgggCCAGGGTTACAAATCGAAAGCTAAATGAAacttagggttacaaactgtcacgtttcaaagtgtggaGTCTGATTTACTAATCAGCCAAAGTGTGGGGTTACAAAATGTAATAAGCTCAAAAATCGATTTATCTTTGCTTAATAATCTTATACTGATaagaccatctccaacccataacaccattttggtgtgaaaaatacaccaatttggtgtgaaaactacaccaaatcaaaatttcactccaacccatcaacaccatatcttacaccaaaaagaatcttttacacattaaatggaatattctctctttttaagttatttatatcattattgaatttgtacttaaattttaacatgttcaataaacaaggacctaaaataattataaatttattaataaattcaagAGGACAACTTAAATATATGAATTCCCATGCTCTTCCCATATGTGCTCGATCAAGGCGTTGCGAAGTTCAAAATGAGCTTCcttatatttaatttgtcgATATCTACtaagaaaatcttgaaattcGTCATCTCCATTTCTTTCCATTTCGACAGCAGCAGAAGATGTTTCCACATAATCATGTACATGCAAATTCAAGTCTCGTTCATCCTCAACTATCAAGTTGTGCATGATAATACATATGTGAGGTAAATTTAATcactttgtattttatttttaatcaaatctatttaaaaaacatatcttctatataagaatataaatttattgatatttggaaataaataaaaaattgagtaaaatagtaaagaaggaaaatttaaaacaattatgattaaagaataaataataaaacataagACAACTTTAATGGGACATAGAtagaataattttgttttcattaacatatgtgagggtatagtaggtatttttgaaaactccaaatttggtgtaaaagttgcaccaaatcaatacttgacaccaaatttggtgtcaaccaaTTCATTTGGTGTCAACTTTACACCAATTTGATGTTGGGTTGGAGTgaatttgacaccaaatttgacatCAAAATGGTGatttggtgttgggttggagttgccctaatgcaaaatataattgaCGTTTTCAACAAGCACAAGATCATCGAGTTATAAAAACTTCATTTTCCTCCCAAATTGTCCCGAGCCATCCTTGTAGCCCTCGAGCATCTCCACCCAACTCCtagatcaattttttttaaaataatataataaatatattaaatattaaatatcataatcattttgatatttctttcatttttactgtgtatttataattttattattatttaaggaaaattttaaaatattaataaaattatcccTTTCCCTCCCAGAGGCTTGGAAGAGTCCATTTCACTCCCATAAAAAGATAAAtagtatatttaataataataaattaatatacgtGAATACTTaggttattaaattttaaaaaaaaatcacttgaGGCCGTTGGAGAGGCGGGAGCTTGTCTGAAGAGTGCACCGCTTTTCAACATTGAGCTCCTTAAAAACAGTAACTGGTCGAATAACATGGCGCAACCCCTCTACCAGAGCGAATATGTGTTTTAAGGTATGCTATTTGCAAACAGGTTTCTATCTATAGTTgtagttttttattttgctgTGCACGCTGTTGAGCAGCTCAGAGGATGGCTGATAAGCAGCTAAGGTATTTGACATATGGTCTGCGAGAACGCAAAGTTTCTCTTAGCTAGTTTATTAAGTTGTATATATATCAACGACCCAAGCCCTCTACTTTATATCCCATTGAGTAATTCACACTCGTAGAACCAACATGAATTTATCAACTAATTAAAACGAGTAAGCCCGTTAAATTGCACTCAAGTCTGTTCCGTTTTGTTATTAGTCTCCTTCTTGCTTTTGTGCTTGCTGTCATCTGTCTTTGACCTAGCCTTGTCACAGTGCACATTGGTTCCCTTTTGTATCCAGTTCTGTACAATAGTTGTACGAACAACCAATTGGACCTCAACGTCAAAGCAAGCATAACAATCATCAACAGAACTATATATATGTTCACCTTTTTATGAAGCTACTCGAATGAGAGTCATTGGTCGAACACAACTTTGTAACCCACGAAAAGGGATGTGGTCGGAGGGAAAAGGATCACTAAGAAAATATTCATTATTCTAGTGCAGTAATGCAACCTTATGGTAGAAACCAATAGCCATTTGAAACcattcaaatttaaaacaagCATAACTAGATATACCTCCCAGTGCAGAAAACAA
This genomic window contains:
- the LOC108225598 gene encoding uncharacterized protein LOC108225598, with protein sequence MASKLVMIVVVVFDIIAFGLAVAAEQRRSTATTTKDSEQNYNYCVYDSDISTGYGVGAFLFLMASQAIIMVASRCFCCGKALSPGGSRACALLLFVFCWVTFLIAEACLLAGSVRNAYHTKYTTIFSENPPSCQTVRKGVFAAGAAFTFFTGILTPFYYISYSKSRGSFAPYGAGEAGVGLGSYK